TCCGGCAGTGCTGACTCAGAGTTCAGTCCCTGTGACAGGACCTCCCTCACTCAGTCCAGGTCCCCTGGGTGCCTAGATGATAAAGCCCATGATATGCCAGGTTACATGGGGAAGAGCCCTCTCCACGGCTCTGGGGAGAACGagctccctcctcttcctgttgCCACTCTCCCTTCCTGGGTCCCCTCATCCCCTGGGTGTCCAGTTGGTGTCCAGGCTTACCCCTTCTGGCTGACTTTCCTGGATCTCACCAGAGTAGGTGCCAGGATCCCTACGTGATTCTTGGTTGGAAGAAATGTCTGACAACTCTGCAGCAGAGAAGCTTTGCCGGCTCTACCCTGCAGTCTGCACTCAGCCTCAGGGCTGGTCTTGGCCATACCCAAGATTGGGGCTTCCTCCATGGTCCTCATTTCCTGCTGCAAGGAAGCCCAAGTTGCCTTCACTGCCCCTCCAATGATCTATTCTGGAGCCTCTGGAATCCAGTGAGCTGCTGTGCCAAGCACATCCCAGTAATGGTCACCGCTTATAAAGGATTAGGAATTCACCAGGGGATAGATGAAAGCCCATCCCAAACAGTGGATCCTCTGACCCTCCCACAGCTGGTGGTAACCACAGCCTACTGCACCCACCCAGGGAGTCTCCCTTTCTAATGTTTAAGTTCTCCCATCTCCCTCTTTTGTCCCGGACAGTGGGTGAGAGGTGGAGTTGGGAACACAGGGTAGCTGTCATTCTTTCCTAGTTTTTGTCTGTCCATCCCTTTCCCCAACTAAGGGCAGGGACAAGGATTTGCTGTGTCACAGACCTACCCATGTGTTATGTTCCCAGGGATGACCAAGGGAGGGGCTGCTGTTTTGCAGATATCAACGAATGCCGTCACCCCGGTACCTGCCCTGATGGGAGATGCGTCAATTCCCCCGGCTCCTACACTTGTCTGGCCTGTGAGGAGGGCTACCGGGGCCAGAGTGGGAGCTGTGTAGGTGAGGGCTGCTGGCCAAGGCACTGAGCAGGCCACTGGGCCTGGGGACCTCTGGTTGAGCCCACACACggagagggaaagagatgggCAGAGGGAGGTGGCTTGGAGGCTGTTGTCCTCCATGATCTAGCTGGGTTCCCAGATGACGCTGGGCACAAGTCACTAGGGCTCTGCCCTCTGAATCAGCTAGGGTGGGGCCCTTTTCTGCTCATTGGCCGTGTTCATTCCGGAGTGACTGCCCAAAGTCCCAGCAGCTTCTGTAGCTGGATGCTGTGGTGGAGCGAGGAGCCTAAGGGTCTTAGGATGGGGCCAGGCCCTTCTGCAGTTCCCAGGGAGGAGGGGTCTCCTGCTCTTCTGCATCTCAAAAGCAGCGTCTAAACAGCCCGCCCACCGCACAGCGGGGTGTTCCTTCCTCAGAAGGGCAGCGGGTCTGCAGGAGGAGGCGTGTGCTCTATTCCTGCAGCCCCCTCAGGAAGAAAGGCTCGGGGTTCAGAATGCTGGGAGGGACTGAGTGTTGAATAGACGCTTTGAGGCTCTGGAGAGGGCAGACGTTTCCCAGGCCCTCGAGGCTGCCACTCAGCCACCTCGGCATGACTGGCCTCTCTCCACACTGCCCGCCCACCCTCGGAAGCTGCTTGTTGGGTTGGGATCGTGGGTTGTTTGGTTGGCAGGTAGGAGGTCATGTAGGGTTCCTGGCACACACAGTGAGGGGAGTCAAGGGTCTTGGACACATCCTTCCAAGTATCCTCAGATGAGCCAAACCAGCCCCAGGGCTGGGGGACCTGGCCCCTGCATGGGTACATGCAGAGTGCTCTGAGTTACTAGATAGGGCTGAAGTGAGCCCGGGGGATAGGACGCCCTGCCCTGCCTAGGTGGGAGAAGGGAACATGGCCTCATGGCCTCCCCGGGGTGGCCTGCGGCCCCTCTGAAGGCTGGTTTCCTGGCCTCATAACTGAGATGCTTGGAGCTTGCCAGCGGGGGCTGCAGCACGGGGAGGAGGCCAGCCCACCATCTAGGACCTCTCTCCCACAGATGTGAATGAGTGTCTGACCCCCGGGGTCTGTGCCCATGGAAACTGCACCAACCTAGAAGGCTCCTTCAGATGCTCTTGTGAGCAGGGCTATGAGGTCACCTCAGATGAGAAGGGCTGCCAAGGTACAGAGATGCTGAAGTGCCCCTTCTCCACAGGCCAATCCAGCTTGTGGCTCCCTGTCCTCTGCACACCACGCTTGGTGCCCTGAATCCACCCCTAGCCTTGCATCCCTATCCACACTGACCTGACACATCCCTGCCCAGACCTgtccttcccccacccctgcctacCCACCAGTCTCTGGCTGTCCTGGCCTGTCTGTCCTGCAGAGTCCCACACAGAATGCAATGCCCTGTTTCAGATGTGGACGAGTGTGCCAGCCGGGCCTCATGCCCCACAGGCCTCTGCCTCAACACGGAGGGCTCCTTCACCTGCTCTGCCTGCGAGAGTGGGTACTGGGTGAATGAAGACGGCACTGCCTGTGAAGGTAACCCTGGGGAGGCAGTGGTGGACGGGGACAGAATATAGGCCGTCTTACCTCCCGAAGAACACTTCATTTGTCCCCAGTTTGGGGCTGATGTCGAGGGGCTCCAGACTAGGCTAGAGGACCCCATACATGGACTTGGCCCCAACAAGAGCTTATATTATCACAGTCCCCAAGTTCAGAGTGAGGACAGGAGGAAAAGCCAGTCACAGAGACCAGAGGGAAGCCGAGGGCAGGGCTGCCCCAGGAGTGTTCTAGGGAGGGGGTTTTAGGAAACCCCCCAGGGGCTCAGAAAGGGAGGCCACGGTGAGGTTCCTGCATTGCCCGGGGAGCGGGAACCCTCCTAGGTCCCCGGGTGAGCACTGTCTGTCTGCAGACCTAGATGAGTGTGCCTTCCCGGGAGTCTGCCCCTCGGGAGTCTGCACCAACACGGCTGGCTCCTTCTCCTGCAAGGACTGTGATGGGGGCTACCGGCCCAGCCCCCTGGGTGACTCCTGCGAAGGTATGAGCCTCCATGTGGGAGAGGACACAAATGGGATGCCCCTCTGTCAGGGCCATGGTGAAGCCCAGCAGGTGGGGGGCTGCTGGGGCTGGAGGAGCTGCCATCATCCCGCTCCCCAAGAGTCGCTCCTGAGCTTCTCCCAGCTGTGCGGCCTCACGAGCGGATGGTGCCCCTGTGGGTCCAGCTCTGCAGGCAGGTGACAGGTCCTCTGGAAACCTCCCCCTTGGCTCCTGTCCTTGGGAGGTGCTGCCATCAGCTGTCTTCCTCCCCTGTGTGGCCCTGCAGATGTGGATGAGTGTGAAGACCCCCAGAGCAGCTGCCTGGGAGGGGAATGCAAGAACACGGCAGGCTCCTACCAGTGCCTCTGTCCCCAGGGCTTCCAGCTGGCCAATGGCACCCTGTGTGAGGGTGAGTGACCCAGCTCACCCTACTGGGGTTGGGGGGCATGAGTGTGTGGGGAGGCAGGCACATCCCCAGCAGACACCCACTCCCCATCTTTTCCCTGCAGATGTGAACGAATGCATGGGGGAGGAGCACTGCGCACCCCACGGCGAGTGCCTCAACAGCCACGGGTCTTTCTTCTGTCTGTGCGCACCCGGCTTCGTCAGCACAGAGGGGGGCACCAGCTGCCTGGGTGAGAAGCCAGCACAGCTACCTCTACCAGCCAGGAGCATGGGCACTAGAGGCTAAGACTAGAGTGGTGTCCCTTTTAATACCAGTACCGAAAGCAAGTGCTCACAGCCCTGCCCAGGGAGGAGAAGACGGGAGCAAAGAGTGATGTGAGGGAGCCCGGTGCTCAGGGAGGGAGGGACTCAGTCTCTCACCAGGGCCTCCCCACGAGGTTGATAGCAGGCAACTCCAAACTCCGAGTGTCACTTCTCCCCTTTACAGAGCTTCAGTTCCAGGAGccccccctcaccccccacccccaccctggcgCCCACCTCCCACAGCCTGGCCTCTGGCTTCCAGCCCTTTCCTACATAAGCCACTCCCTGACTCTCCTGTGAGCTCCTCAGGGCCCAGAGGAAGGTACACAGGACCCTAACAGGGAAGGGACCCATGGCTAGGTCTGCTGACAGCCATCTCTACTGTAGATGTGGACGAGTGTGCGGCCACAGACCCGTGTCTGGGAGGGCACTGTGTCAACACCGAGGGCTCCTTCAACTGTCTGTGTGAGACTGGCTTCCAGCCCTCCCCAGAGAGTGGAGAGTGTGTGGGTAAGGGCTCTggggggaggggacagggctCTGCCCACGTCTGCCCATCTCTACCCTGCCTGGTCCTCAGCTCCCGTGGAGCAGAGCACTTTCCACAGATGCAGTGTCCAACAAATAGTGCATGTATTGAGACTCAGGGCTCAGGGGCTCTCCAAGGATGACAAAATGAAGACAACCAGCATCTTCGTGCTGGCAGAGCACACAATCTAGTTTTAAAGGCCAAATTGATTCAATAGACATTAAACACCTGCTATGCTCAATGTCTTTTGCTAGGACAAATAGACAGTTATGGACGATCTTGAAATTGAGGAAAGGAGACAGATATGAAGACAGCTCTCTGTAATACACTATGCTGAAGGCGTCATGTAAAGAGAAGTACAGTGCTATGCTGGTAGGGATAGGAGACAGATGGGGCGGCGGAGGAAGGGGAGTGTCACAGAAGGCTAGGAGCTCACTGCTTCCTAAATAGCATACGGTTCTCTTCCCAGATGCTCAGCCCTGCAGGGGCAGGGGAAATTGTCCTGACCTTGATGTGCTGGGGTTGGGATGAGCACAGTCATTTGGAACAGATCAAGAACGCTGGAGGTTGTGGGGCTTGACCCTGTGGGACCAGAGCAATGACCTGGCCACCTCTGTCCTCTCTCATGGCATGGCTCTGGGGACAGATATCGACGAGTGTGAGGACTACGGAGACCCGGTGTGTGGTGCCTGGAAGTGTGAAAACAGCCCTGGCTCCTACCGCTGTGTTCTGGGCTGCCAGCCTGGCTTCCGCATGGCCCCGAACGGAGACTGCCTTGGTGAgtagggagggaggagagagaagagagagggctGAGAAAACCTATTTTTCACATATTGAGCGAGACATGATTTTCTCCTGAGGACACGATTTTTTGCAGCTGATTGTAGTTTGTATATTTTCCATCCAGCAGAGCTTACGAAAAATGCCATAGGACTGTGAATGTTAGGGTTTCCTTATCCGTAACAGGGTTGAGAGGCTGCTTTTCACAGGTCTTGGTGCTAATAAGCCGAATAAGTATTCTCAGCAGAGAACGAgagagtgtgcgtgtgtgtgagagagtgcacacgcacacacaccccctcTACCGTGGTTCCCACTGTCCCGCAGACATAGACGAGTGCACCAACGACACCATGTGTGGCAGCCACGGCTTCTGTGACAACACTGACGGCTCCTTCCGCTGCCTCTGTGACCAGGGCTTCGAGATCTCTCCCTCAGGCTGGGACTGTGTGGGTGAGGAGGCTGTGGGCTACCCACGGTCTGGGCCAGGGAAGGGAAGGCCCAGGGGTTCTCCTCCTGAACTGGTCCTGGTCATGTGGCTCCATCATGGGTCCTCAGAGCATGGGCAAGGGAGGCTTCAAAGAAGAGAGAGACTTCAACTCCCCACCCAGGGGCATGTGGGCCGGGCGGGTAAGGGGAAGCACAGCCGCACTCTGCCAGCAGGACAGCAGGTGTCTCAAGCCTCAGGGCCTCAGGAGGCAGGAGGTTTGGAGAATGTGCACTGAGGGGTAACCCTTCCTCTTTGCGTACTTCTGTGACCGTTGGCTGCcactcctctccttctctctcccttcccatgCCCTCTGTCCATCGGTCCCTGCTCCCCACAAATCTATACTCACTCTTGCTTCTTCCCCAAGGCCTAGCCTGCTTCTTTTGGGGGCAGTGGGCCGGAGTCAGGGTCAGGGGGCATGGGCTGCCTCTTTTCTGCCCATGAGCCTGTTCTCACACCTGGCAGACGTGAACGAGTGTGAGCTTATGCTGGCGGTGTGTGGGGCCGCGCTCTGTGAGAATGTGGAGGGCTCCTTCCTGTGCCTCTGCGCCAGTGACCTGGAGGAGTACGATGCCCAGGAGGGGCACTGCCGCCCGCGGGGggctggaggtgaggcctgggagGTGCATTATCCATGGCGACTCGGAGATTTACAGAGAGCGTGTCCCTCTGCATCCCTCTTCTAGCCTCTAGCCACTGAGGGGGACACTGGGCCAGGGCCTGGGGCAGCATAGGGAGGTACAGGTGGGGCCTGGTGCATGGAGGGGTGAGGAGGCTGAGGGCCACGTGCAGTGAAAGCAGGACGATCCTAGAGGAGGCTCAGGAAACCCTGCTGCTGACTTAGGATGACCCCAGGGACCACAGATTGAGCCTTGGAGGGACCCCGAATCCATCTAATCCCTGGGAACCTTCTGGATGAGATAGGACTTGAAGCTGAGCTAAACTGGGCTCTCCctttcccactccccaccccacccgaGAGCTACTGGGTTCAGCCTCTCACGCCAGGCTGGACTAGGACTCAGCCGGCTTTCACTGCCTTGGGGGAAAGTGAGGGAGACAAGGAAGGGTGGAAGGGGCTGGGGTACCTGTGAAGCAGAATGGACCACAGGGCTGCCCATATGGCATGCCAGGGACTGGGGGCAGCCCGTCACAGGGAGACAGGCGGGGTGCTGTACTGCAAAGAGCAGGGGCTTCGGTGAGGAGGAACTGGGGTCAGATCCCCGCCGCACTGCTTAATAGTTTAATCACACAGTGGTGGTGAGGCCCTAagcctctctaagcctcaatttcttgAGATGATAATTAGGCCACTTCTTAGGGTTGTCCAGAGCATCGGTGAGGTAATACAGGTAACAGCATTTTTTCCACTGTAAAGTGCTACACAAAtgttaaatttaagaaataaataaagtgaaggACTAGTGACCCCTCAGAGGGTCATAAACACACAGTAACGAGCATCTGTCACGCACAGGTCAGAGTATCCCTGAGGCCCCAACGGGGGACCATGCCCCGGCCCCCACCCGCATGGACTGCTACTCTGGGCAGAATGGCCATGCGCCCTGCTCCAGCGTCCTGGGCCAGAACACCACGCAGGCCGAATGCTGCTGCACCCAGGGCGCTGGCTGGGGAGAAGCCTGTGACCGCTGCCCGTCTGAGGACTCAGGTAAGGCCCCAAGGGTTCCAGATCCTTGAAGGGTCAGTTCTGCAAAGTGACACGgaaagaaggggagagaggaagggggcaAGGCCCTCCGCACTCTGAGCTGAAGCGCCTCTCTACATAGCTGAATTCAGCGAGATCTGCCCGAGTGGAAAAGGCTACATTCCTGTGGAAGGAGCCTGGACGTTTGGACAGACCATGTACACAGGTAACCTCCTGCTCCATCCTCTGCCCCAAACTCCATTCACCTGAATGGGCCCTAGCCTGCTCCTCCACAGGGTTCCTGGGGAAGTTCTGCatccagccctggcctcccaggtTGCCTCCACCTTTTCTGTCCCAGGGCTGACTCCCTGCAGAGTGTTAGCTGGAAGTTCTGACCCAAGCTGCTCTTGGAGTGTCCACATGAGCctcacctcagtttccctactCTCCCAAGGCTGCACCTCCAGAAACAAACTATGATGCCTTGACTAACTGTCACCCCCAGCCACATGTGGGCACGGGGACAGAGTGGAGAGCACTGCTCTGGAGGCCAGAGGCTGCGCTCATCTCCCTGGCCGCACTGATGAGGCCGGACACTCTGGGGAACCCACACTCAAAGTAGGATGGTCCAGGTACTGCGCCCCTCAGCACCCTAGTCCTGAAGCTAGTCCTGAGAAGgaaagatggagacagagaccACTTTCCTTGGGTGCTGGCTACGCGCTGCACACTTTTTTGAGCACCTCACATATATTAACACCTTTTCATCCTTACTACAACTCTAAGAGGTTAAGGAGCATGTAGGAACCAGAGGCAAGGCAAACTTGAacaacttgcccaaagccacccagctagtaagtggcagagccggGATTCAAACCCAGCCTGGCTTTGGATTCCCTGCTCTAGGTACCCCTCATACTGCCTCTCAccttcctctcacctcagctctGCCCTTCCACAGATGCGGATGAGTGTGTGATATTCGGGCCTGGTCTCTGTCCGAACGGCCGGTGCCTCAACACCGTGCCTGGCTATGTCTGCCTGTGCAATCCCGGCTTCCACTACGATGCTTCCCACAGGAGGTGTGAGGGTGAGGACACACAtgatccctgcccccaccccaggcccacAGCTGAATAATGGCCCACCCAGCCCCTGCCAGCCAGTCCCATTATTGCTGAGAGTCTCCCTTCCTAGGGAGGCCGCCCACTGCAGCAGGCTGGTCCCAGGTGAAGGAGCTCTGGGTTGTCAGAGATCGTCCCCAGGGAGGGGCCTTCCAGGCTGGGCTGGGttgaggggagggaggcagggcacTAACTCTTCATTATCAGTGATAGGAAAAGCCCCTTCCCTGAGGGTGGCCGGTGGACAGGCCACTTTGGCATCGCCCCACCCTTTCCTGCCTCCCCAGATCATGACGAGTGCCAGGACCTGGCCTGTGAGAATGGCGAGTGCGTCAACACGGAGGGCTCCTTCCACTGCTTCTGCAGCCCCCCGCTCACCCTGGACCTCAGCCAGCAGCGCTGCATGAACAGCACCAGCAGCACGGGTGAGTGGGCCTGAGCGTGGGGCAGCAGGAGAAGGGGACCTGGGCTGGGGGGGCTCATGTGCCTCCGTGCCCTGTGCCACCAGAGGACCTCCCTGACCACGACATCCACATGGACGTCTGCTGGAAAAAAGTCACCAATGATGTATGCAGTGAACCCCTGCGTGGGCGCCGCACCACCTACACGGAATGCTGCTGCCAGGACGGCGAGGCCTGGAGCCAGCAGTGTGCTCTGTGTCCCCCCAGGAGCTCTGGTGAGGGGGAGCAAAGGGGAGACCCTgcagggctgggccaggcccCAGGGAGGGGGATGCCCTCACCTTGGAAGGGGGATCTAGAAAGAAGTAGCAGAGCAATCAGGCCCTGTCTTCCATCCCTGCTGTTTGGGGACAAAGTAGGGCAGTGGCGAGGTGGGGAGAGGAACGCTGCCAGGATCTCCCAGAGGGTACCAATCCTTGCATGCTCCCAGAGACAAAGCCAACCAGGCTTTAGCTGGCAGGAGCTGGAACCcggctccctctctccctcctccctgacaGAGGTCTATGCTCAGCTGTGCAACGTGGCTCGCATTGAGGCAGAGCGGGAGGCCGGGGTCCACTTCCGGCCAGGCTATGAGTATGGCCCCGGGCCTGATGACCTGCACTATAGCATCTATGGCCCAGACGGGGCCCCCTTCTACAACTACCTGGGCCCTGAAGACACCGTGCCTGAGCCTGCCTTCCCCAACACAGCCGGCCACCCAGGAGACCGCACACCCATCCTTGAGTCTCCTTTGCAGCCCTCAGAACTCCAGCCCCACTACGTGGCCAGCCATCCAGGTCTGTGTTGCTGCAAAAATGGGGAAGAGGTGGGCACCAAAGCTGtttcacctctgcctcctccacctGCTAGTCGTATTGCCAGCAGGGTGAGGACTGGGAAGGGGAAAGACACACCAAGCCAGAGGTCCCCGTTCACAGCTCGCTCGAGACAAGTACATACACCCAGGTCCGACCCTAACCACTCCGTCATAAACTATCACAGGGACACAAAAAGGTACAGGACACTGCCCCTATCCCAACCAACCTACAAGCTTCCTGTGGGGACTGAGAGCGAGAGAAAGCTGTTCACTGCAGTCTTTTTCTCCCTCCACACCACCTACAGACTGCAGAAGAACCTGCTCTAAGGACACCCAGCATTCACACTTGTGACCTGAAATGTGGATTAACGTTTTCTAAGGACTTTAAAGGCCCACTGTGATGACTCGGTTTGTGAATGGTGTGATCCAAACCCTCAGGCCTTGGAGTCTAATGAGGAAGTCAGGCCTAGCACTGTGCAATGCACCCAGTATCCACCACGGGCAAAGCTATCACATCAAACTAAGACCATACTGCTGGGCAGGGTGGGGCGTTTTCCATGGGGTGAAGGGGTGCTTAGAGAGTGAAGAGGGTTAGGGAGATCTGGTCGACTTTTTGCTTTGTGTTGAGCGAGACCCCTCTGCTACCAATTGTTCCCCACTCCCCAAAACACAATGTGAAGATTTAAACAAAACACCTCACCCCATCCCCACGTCCAAACCCAAAAACTATGTAACAACACACTCCCCCACCCACCAAACCCCAGCAGGAGCTGGGCATTGTGGAAGCAGCAAGTGTCAGCCTCCCTGGAGCCCTCATTTAAAGCCCAGAGCACCTCTCCCCATCTAAAAtgacacacactttttttttcccccaagagtACTGCCTTTTGTTCTAGCATCTTTCCAGGAGATTTTATTATCctttctgcccccacccccaaagtTCCACAGGGGCACCCTTTGTCCAGGAAGGCGAGGGTCCCAGCATTAGGGAGAGTCTGGAcacaggcctcagcctccttctctctctgatTCCCTCCTCCCAGAGGCCCCAGCCGGCTTTGAAGGGCTTCAGGCAGAGGAGTGCGGCATCCTGAACGGCTGTGAGAATGGCCGCTGTGTGCGCGTGCGGGAGGGCTACACCTGCGACTGTTTTGAGGGCTTCCAGCTGGATGCGGCCCACATGGCCTGCGTAGGTGAGTAGAATCCTGATGGAGGAGTCAGGCTGGCCCACTGCCCACAGAGACGCCTGAACTCAGGAAGGCTGCAAGAGCCACTGCTGCCTCCTAGTGGGGCTTTCAGCGTCAGGCTGAGCGGGAAGAAAGCGCCAAAGGAAGGTCTCATTGTGTGCTTTAGAAAGCtgcttccggccgggcgcggtggctcaagcctgtaatcccagcactttgggaggccgagacgggcggatcacgaggtcaggggatcgagaccatcctggctatcacggtgaaacccccgtctctactaaaaatacaaaaactagctgggcgaggtggtgggcgcctgtagtcccagctactcgggaggctgaggcaggagaatggcttaaacccaggaggtggagcttgcagtgagctgagatccggccactgcactccagtctgggcgacagagtgagactccgcctcaaaaaaaaaaaaagaaagctgcttCCGTGCAGGTTCCCAGACAAAAGAGAGCAGGGTCTTGGGCATGGTATGAGCTTGCTGCCCCTTGAGTTGCTTAGTTTTGGGAAGTGACTTCAGCCTCTGGCTGTCACACTTAGGGTTTCACTCCAGGACAGGGGCCAGGCCTTAGTAACCAGAGGGGTGGAGGCAGCCAGCAGAGGCACTTGGGCTCCCTACAGCTCTCTCCTTTGTTTCCTCTTAGATGTGAATGAGTGTGATGACTTGAACGGGCCTGCTGTGCTCTGTGTCCACGGTTACTGCGAGAACACAGAGGGCTCCTACCGCTGCCACTGCTCCCCGGGATATGTGGCTGAGGCAGGCCCCCCGCACTGCACTGCCAAGGAGTAGCAGTCAGTGGTCAGTGTGGCAACTACTTGGAAATGGCCTCCAGTCACAGGCAGGGGCCTTGAGGATGATTTCCTAGCTGGGAAGACACTGCGACATCAGGCCAGAGGTTCCCAATCCGCCGTGCCTGCTTTCATCTCTCCCAGCTTAGCCTCTGGCTGTAAGCTTCGGTCACTGCCTCTGTGCCCTTGCTTGGCTCAAGCACCACCAATCACTTTAATGCTTCAGCCACCGCATGAGGCCCTGTCCACCACCTTTCCTGGCCTTGCTATCGGATGCATAACAAAGGATGGCCCTCATCCACCCTCCCAAGCTGTGCAAGCACACAAGGCCCTGTGGCCTCACACTGCAGACACCCCTTTCCAGCCACAATCCACCATCATCCTGATGATCCCACAACTGGGACAGAGGCTACATCTGCCCTAGGGAGGTCCTTCAAAATCTGTGGAGCAAGAAAGGATTTGGGGAAGCTTGGGGACTGACTCCAGCGCCTCCCAAGAACCATCACCACCACTCAGCCAATCTGTTCTGGGCCCCGATTTTGCCACACCTCCATCCTGTAGCCCATTCTCTGACCCCAAGGAGTGGCAGAAGATCCCTTCACTCAGAGAAGCAAGACTGATATTAGCTTGTTGAGTGTAAGAGACACAAATGAAGAACAAAGAGCTGGGGAAAGCAGCAAGAGGACATTATGAAAAATATGTGGAGTTGATAAGAAAGGGGAGCCAAGGCTTTATATgtctaaagaaaatattcagtagCTGTAAACATTCAAAATCTGCCCAGTGATAGCCTGCCAGCAGCAAGGGCTGCCACGGGATAGAGTACCCATCTACAAAGACCTCTGTTACATAAACACTGCTTCTTACAGGAAGCAAACCTCTTCTGGGCTCTCCTTTTGTGAAAACCAGTTTGATGTGCTAAAAGTAAAAAGTCTATTTTCTAGTGTGGTCTTGTTCAGAAGAAGCCAGATTTCCAATATTGTTTTTCCCCTCTACTCAGAAGCCCCTGCCCCTTCCCTTCAGAAAACGATGGCAAGCATTCCTCTGAGTTTACAAGCAGAGACTCATACCAACCCAAACTAGCTGGGAGTTCAGAACCATGGTGGAATAAAGAAATGTACATGTGGTCTCTTCTGttcttgtctttatttcataTCAAATCAAATttctttaccatgttggctaagtCTAAATATTAGAGATGAGGCTGTGCCTACTCCCTGGCCAGCTCTGCTGATAGCCTATGATAGATTCCAATGGGAAATTACTCTTTACTATTAAAAGACAAGGAAAGCTCTGactttgcacttctctgatgaatGGCAATGTAAATGAACAAGGCTCCATGTGACTGGAGCATGGAAG
This genomic window from Piliocolobus tephrosceles isolate RC106 chromosome 6, ASM277652v3, whole genome shotgun sequence contains:
- the LTBP2 gene encoding latent-transforming growth factor beta-binding protein 2; translated protein: MLDPSRSRCVSDKAISMLQGLCYRSLGPDTCTLPLAQQITKQICCCSRVGKAWGSECEKCPLPGTEAFREICPAGHGYTYASSDIRLSMRKAEEEELARPPREQGQRSSGVLPGPADRQPLRVITDTWLEAGTVPDKGDSQAGQVTTSVTHTPAWVTGNATTPPMPEQRIPEIQEGQVTPSTDVLVTLSTPGIDRCAAGATNICGPGTCVNLPDGYKCVCSPGYQLHPSQAYCTDDNECLRDPCRGKGRCINRVGSYSCFCYPGYTLATSEATQECQDINECEQPGVCSGGQCTNTEGSYHCECDQGYIMVRKGHCQDINECRHPGTCPDGRCVNSPGSYTCLACEEGYRGQSGSCVDVNECLTPGVCAHGNCTNLEGSFRCSCEQGYEVTSDEKGCQDVDECASRASCPTGLCLNTEGSFTCSACESGYWVNEDGTACEDLDECAFPGVCPSGVCTNTAGSFSCKDCDGGYRPSPLGDSCEDVDECEDPQSSCLGGECKNTAGSYQCLCPQGFQLANGTLCEDVNECMGEEHCAPHGECLNSHGSFFCLCAPGFVSTEGGTSCLDVDECAATDPCLGGHCVNTEGSFNCLCETGFQPSPESGECVDIDECEDYGDPVCGAWKCENSPGSYRCVLGCQPGFRMAPNGDCLDIDECTNDTMCGSHGFCDNTDGSFRCLCDQGFEISPSGWDCVDVNECELMLAVCGAALCENVEGSFLCLCASDLEEYDAQEGHCRPRGAGGQSIPEAPTGDHAPAPTRMDCYSGQNGHAPCSSVLGQNTTQAECCCTQGAGWGEACDRCPSEDSAEFSEICPSGKGYIPVEGAWTFGQTMYTDADECVIFGPGLCPNGRCLNTVPGYVCLCNPGFHYDASHRRCEDHDECQDLACENGECVNTEGSFHCFCSPPLTLDLSQQRCMNSTSSTEDLPDHDIHMDVCWKKVTNDVCSEPLRGRRTTYTECCCQDGEAWSQQCALCPPRSSEVYAQLCNVARIEAEREAGVHFRPGYEYGPGPDDLHYSIYGPDGAPFYNYLGPEDTVPEPAFPNTAGHPGDRTPILESPLQPSELQPHYVASHPEAPAGFEGLQAEECGILNGCENGRCVRVREGYTCDCFEGFQLDAAHMACVDVNECDDLNGPAVLCVHGYCENTEGSYRCHCSPGYVAEAGPPHCTAKE